Proteins from one Burkholderia oklahomensis C6786 genomic window:
- a CDS encoding GSCFA domain-containing protein produces the protein MTNPYTHLPPHQFWRKAVANVDMHAFDPVVEPRFTIGAAQKVSTAGSCFAQHISRRLSGIGFNYFVPEAGAHLPAGERARLGYGVFSARFGNLYTVRQLLQLFEEAMGRRTKMEVAWQRADGRYVDAFRPTVTPEGHDSRSAVADARAEHLQHVKTMFVESDVFVFTLGLTESWSNRAYGEVFPLAPGVAGGVYDDSAYRFTNLSVFDVAGDLRSFLVQLKEVNPRVNVLLTVSPVPLIATYENKNALVATTYSKSVLRVAAEMACNEFDWVDYFPSYEIITGNFNAGRYYENDLREINSMGVSHAMRCFLEHYTTNAAAATATAASATAAATAGATAMVAAVASVEAEASSPGSPQPAAPALGSVVCDEELIERVSR, from the coding sequence GTGACGAATCCCTACACGCATCTTCCGCCGCACCAGTTCTGGCGCAAGGCGGTCGCGAACGTCGACATGCACGCGTTCGATCCGGTCGTCGAGCCGAGATTCACGATCGGCGCCGCGCAGAAGGTGAGCACGGCGGGCAGTTGCTTCGCGCAGCACATCTCGCGGCGTCTGTCCGGCATCGGCTTCAATTACTTCGTGCCGGAGGCGGGGGCGCATCTGCCGGCCGGCGAGCGCGCGCGGCTCGGCTACGGCGTGTTTTCCGCGCGCTTCGGCAACCTCTATACGGTGCGTCAGCTACTCCAGCTCTTCGAGGAGGCGATGGGGCGGCGCACGAAAATGGAGGTTGCATGGCAGCGGGCGGACGGGCGCTACGTCGATGCGTTCCGGCCGACGGTCACGCCCGAAGGCCATGACAGCAGAAGCGCGGTCGCCGACGCGCGCGCCGAGCATCTGCAGCACGTGAAGACGATGTTCGTCGAGTCGGACGTCTTCGTGTTCACGCTGGGTCTGACCGAAAGCTGGTCGAACCGCGCGTACGGCGAAGTGTTTCCGCTCGCGCCGGGCGTCGCGGGCGGCGTCTACGACGATAGCGCATATCGTTTCACGAACCTGAGCGTGTTCGACGTCGCGGGCGATCTGCGTTCGTTCCTCGTCCAGCTCAAGGAAGTGAATCCGCGCGTCAACGTGCTGCTGACGGTGTCGCCGGTGCCGCTCATCGCGACCTACGAGAACAAGAACGCGCTCGTCGCGACCACGTACAGCAAGTCGGTGTTGAGAGTCGCAGCGGAGATGGCCTGCAACGAGTTCGACTGGGTGGACTACTTCCCGTCGTACGAGATCATCACCGGCAACTTCAACGCGGGACGCTATTACGAAAACGATTTGCGTGAGATCAACAGCATGGGCGTGAGCCATGCGATGCGGTGCTTCCTCGAGCACTACACGACAAATGCGGCAGCGGCGACCGCAACGGCAGCGTCTGCTACGGCTGCCGCGACGGCGGGCGCGACAGCGATGGTTGCCGCCGTCGCGAGCGTCGAAGCCGAAGCGTCGTCTCCCGGGAGTCCGCAGCCCGCTGCGCCTGCGCTCGGAAGCGTGGTCTGCGACGAGGAGCTGATCGAGCGGGTCTCTCGCTAG
- a CDS encoding WcbI family polysaccharide biosynthesis putative acetyltransferase — MKEKWLVISNCQTAGVMQSLSMICPHVKVDACDYWGFQANADFWRQQVATYDHIIVNPEIQQLGIVDFSALPNVTLLPAIRFRAYHPDLQNVFHEGKSVKTPLDDYHSTIIFAAYKLGCTAEQAKAFFNEETYETLQYFALWDVERKIFLDMYAEYGWDLSSELSKWTRGGSFMHSMNHPKAHALYDVALMVARKVAGDRVIDSGIVPHDTLVQAPVYPVFPELAERFGAGRGSYLFKGLNYQLLTLEEFIEGSFAAYANFDKDQLLGNSPHLASALQTIEAAL, encoded by the coding sequence GTGAAAGAAAAGTGGCTGGTCATATCGAATTGCCAGACTGCCGGCGTAATGCAGTCGCTGTCTATGATTTGCCCCCATGTGAAAGTCGATGCGTGCGACTACTGGGGCTTCCAGGCCAATGCGGATTTCTGGCGGCAGCAGGTTGCGACCTACGATCACATAATTGTCAATCCGGAAATCCAGCAGTTAGGGATCGTCGATTTTTCCGCGTTGCCGAATGTGACGCTGCTGCCGGCCATCCGGTTCCGCGCCTATCATCCGGATTTGCAAAACGTATTTCACGAAGGAAAATCGGTAAAAACGCCACTCGATGATTATCATTCGACGATCATTTTTGCCGCCTACAAGCTCGGCTGCACGGCCGAGCAGGCCAAGGCGTTCTTCAACGAGGAGACTTACGAGACGCTTCAGTATTTCGCGCTTTGGGACGTCGAGAGGAAGATCTTTCTCGACATGTATGCGGAGTACGGCTGGGATCTTTCTTCCGAATTGAGCAAGTGGACGCGCGGCGGCTCGTTCATGCACAGCATGAATCATCCGAAGGCGCATGCGCTATACGACGTCGCGTTGATGGTCGCGAGGAAGGTCGCGGGGGACCGCGTCATCGATTCGGGCATCGTTCCGCACGACACGCTGGTCCAGGCGCCCGTTTATCCGGTCTTCCCCGAGCTGGCCGAGCGCTTCGGCGCCGGGCGCGGAAGCTATCTGTTCAAGGGCCTGAACTATCAGTTGCTGACGCTCGAAGAGTTCATCGAAGGATCGTTCGCGGCGTATGCGAACTTCGACAAGGACCAGCTGCTCGGCAACAGCCCGCATCTCGCGAGCGCGCTGCAAACCATCGAGGCCGCACTGTGA
- a CDS encoding methyltransferase produces the protein MDPTCQPDILITDNNFSELPRKQFSELLAKDVIEHIPRAETANAILEWADLIAPGGVLELETSSILGVADLIQQHQNYADQEKFTSFLFGNQVHAGDFHYTGFTESTLKAHVIAAGFEIDEFKLVDHWLFAVRASKQTDWTHLIDTAAAEPNRAFIDIAYREILFREPEAFFLEIDLAVLDGGTCSRRDFLKKLYASEERRLRVAMRHGL, from the coding sequence ATGGACCCGACGTGCCAGCCCGACATCCTGATTACCGACAACAATTTCAGCGAGCTGCCGCGAAAGCAATTCAGCGAATTGCTCGCCAAGGATGTCATCGAGCACATTCCGCGCGCCGAAACGGCGAACGCGATTCTCGAATGGGCCGATCTCATCGCGCCGGGCGGCGTGCTCGAGCTCGAGACATCGAGCATCCTCGGTGTCGCCGACCTGATCCAGCAGCATCAGAACTACGCCGATCAGGAGAAATTCACGAGCTTCCTGTTCGGCAATCAAGTCCACGCGGGCGACTTTCACTACACGGGCTTCACCGAATCGACGCTGAAGGCGCACGTCATCGCCGCCGGTTTCGAGATCGACGAATTCAAGCTCGTCGATCACTGGCTCTTCGCCGTGCGCGCGTCGAAGCAGACGGACTGGACGCACCTGATCGACACGGCGGCCGCCGAGCCCAACCGGGCATTCATCGACATCGCCTATCGCGAGATCCTGTTTCGCGAGCCCGAGGCGTTCTTCCTCGAAATCGACCTCGCCGTGCTCGACGGCGGCACGTGCTCGCGACGCGATTTCCTGAAGAAGCTCTACGCGAGCGAGGAGCGCCGTCTGCGCGTCGCGATGCGGCACGGCCTGTAG
- a CDS encoding PLP-dependent aminotransferase family protein: protein MKRYETLARAMADDIRSGNIAAGMRMPSLRQMIAQHRVSQSTVFRAYYLLEQWGLIRARERSGYYVAHSAQASTGASTGRTAPAVPETRGGAPAESRKVDISDLVFSVLEAATHPGIAPLGSAFPSPHLFPLPRLAKSLAQATRLVSPWSAVVDLPPGNEQLRRQIALRYLGIGVSQPIDEIVVTNGALEALNLCLMAVTRPGDVVAVEAPGFYAALQAIERLDLRAVEIPVDPRTGLDLDALAAALDRHDVRACWFMTNFQNPTGVTLPVDKKKALVDLLAAREVPLIEDDVYGELHHGPDYPPPARAFDKHGLVMHCSSFSKTLAPGYRIGWASAGRFAERVRRLKLMTTLSASIPAQAGIADYLEHGGYDRHLRKLRGALRSQIARMNDALMRRLPPDVHWTLPDGGYFLWLAFPDAIDAMELHRQAIRRGVSVAPGPLFSAAHAFERCVRLNFGHPWTAGVDDAIRIVGELVAQPSVRKRR from the coding sequence ATGAAACGTTACGAAACGCTCGCCCGCGCGATGGCCGACGACATCCGCTCCGGCAACATCGCGGCCGGCATGCGCATGCCGTCGCTGCGCCAGATGATCGCCCAACATCGCGTCAGCCAGTCGACGGTGTTTCGTGCGTACTACCTGCTCGAGCAGTGGGGCTTGATCCGCGCGCGCGAACGCTCGGGCTACTACGTCGCGCACAGCGCGCAGGCGAGCACCGGCGCGAGCACCGGCCGCACGGCGCCGGCCGTCCCGGAGACACGCGGCGGCGCGCCCGCCGAATCGCGCAAGGTCGACATCAGCGATCTCGTGTTCTCCGTGCTCGAAGCCGCGACGCATCCGGGCATCGCGCCGCTCGGCTCCGCGTTTCCGTCGCCGCACCTGTTTCCGCTGCCGCGCCTCGCGAAATCGCTCGCGCAAGCAACGCGGCTCGTGAGCCCGTGGAGCGCCGTCGTCGATCTGCCGCCCGGCAACGAGCAGTTGCGCCGCCAGATCGCGCTGCGCTACCTCGGCATCGGCGTATCGCAGCCGATCGACGAGATCGTCGTGACGAACGGCGCGCTCGAGGCGCTCAATCTCTGTCTGATGGCCGTCACGCGGCCCGGCGACGTGGTCGCCGTCGAGGCGCCCGGCTTCTATGCGGCGCTGCAGGCGATCGAGCGGCTCGACCTGCGCGCGGTCGAGATTCCGGTCGATCCGCGCACGGGCCTCGACCTCGACGCGCTCGCGGCGGCGCTCGACCGCCACGACGTGCGCGCGTGCTGGTTCATGACGAACTTCCAGAATCCGACAGGCGTCACGCTGCCGGTCGACAAGAAGAAAGCGCTCGTCGATCTGCTCGCCGCGCGCGAGGTGCCGCTGATCGAAGACGATGTCTACGGCGAGCTGCACCACGGGCCGGACTATCCGCCGCCCGCGCGCGCATTCGACAAGCACGGGCTCGTCATGCACTGCAGCTCGTTCTCGAAGACGCTCGCGCCCGGCTACCGGATCGGCTGGGCGTCGGCCGGCCGCTTCGCCGAAAGGGTGCGGCGGCTCAAGTTGATGACGACGCTGTCCGCGAGCATTCCCGCGCAGGCCGGCATCGCCGATTATCTCGAGCACGGCGGCTACGACCGGCATCTGCGCAAGCTGCGCGGCGCGCTGCGCAGCCAGATAGCGCGGATGAACGATGCGCTGATGCGCCGTCTGCCGCCCGACGTGCACTGGACGCTGCCCGACGGCGGCTATTTCCTGTGGCTGGCGTTTCCCGACGCGATCGACGCGATGGAGCTGCATCGCCAGGCGATCCGGCGCGGCGTCAGCGTCGCGCCGGGACCGCTCTTTTCCGCCGCGCATGCTTTCGAGCGCTGCGTGCGGCTCAACTTCGGCCATCCGTGGACCGCCGGCGTCGACGACGCGATCCGCATCGTCGGCGAGCTCGTCGCGCAGCCGTCCGTGCGCAAGCGGCGCTGA
- a CDS encoding DUF2970 domain-containing protein: protein MGLARMLRMVLWSFFGVRKGAEHQADLASVKLPWVPVMAVMLAACFGGFLFAMAKIATTMMH, encoded by the coding sequence ATGGGGCTGGCGAGAATGTTGCGAATGGTGCTGTGGAGTTTCTTCGGCGTGCGCAAGGGGGCCGAGCATCAGGCCGATCTCGCGTCGGTGAAGCTGCCCTGGGTGCCGGTGATGGCGGTGATGCTCGCCGCCTGCTTCGGCGGCTTCCTGTTTGCGATGGCGAAGATCGCGACCACCATGATGCACTGA